A genomic stretch from Vibrio algarum includes:
- the gspD gene encoding type II secretion system secretin GspD: MCLPISANEFSASFKGTDIQEFINIVGRNLEKTIIVDPSVRGKIDVRSYDVLDEEQYYQFFLNVLEVYGFAVVEMENGVLKIIKAKDAKTSAIPVVGADEKILGDAVITRVVAVKNVSVRELSPLLRQLNDNAGAGNVVHYDPANIILITGRAAVVNRLAEIIERVDQAGDKSIEVVELNNASASEMVRIVDALNKTTDTKNTPAFLQPKLVADDRTNSVLISGDPTVRTRLRKLIKQLDVEMATRGNNQVVYLKYAQAEDIVDVLKGVSENIQSEKQSSSQGQGSANNSQVMIAAHKDTNALVLAAPPDIMNALMDVIAQLDIRRAQVLIEALIVEMAEGDGVSLGVQWGNLDTGAVIQYGNTGASIGSVMVGLEEAKDTTTTTAVYDDDGDFLRNETTTESGDYSSLASALSGVNGAALSLVMGDWTALISAVSSDSNSNILSSPSITVMDNGEASFIVGEEVPVLTGSTAGSNNSNPFQTVERKEVGIKLKVVPQINEGNSVQLTIEQEVSNVLGASGAVDVRFAKRQLNTQVMIQDGQMLVLGGLIDERVMESESKVPFFGDLPVIGYLFKSTSSSVEKKNLMVFIKPTIIRDGVTADGITQRKYNYIRAEQLFKAEEGLTLLPDDSIPVLAEFKNGSERYPAEVQAFIDQLELD; the protein is encoded by the coding sequence ATGTGCTTACCTATTTCTGCAAATGAATTTAGTGCGAGTTTCAAAGGAACCGATATACAAGAATTCATTAATATAGTCGGGCGGAATTTAGAAAAAACAATCATTGTCGATCCATCTGTCCGTGGCAAAATAGATGTTCGTAGTTATGATGTATTGGATGAAGAACAGTACTACCAGTTTTTTCTCAACGTTTTAGAGGTATATGGCTTTGCTGTTGTTGAGATGGAGAATGGCGTTCTCAAAATAATAAAGGCAAAAGATGCAAAAACATCGGCTATCCCTGTTGTCGGTGCAGATGAAAAAATATTAGGTGATGCGGTTATTACTCGCGTTGTCGCGGTTAAAAATGTCTCTGTTCGAGAACTGTCGCCACTATTACGCCAACTTAATGATAACGCTGGCGCTGGTAATGTGGTTCATTACGACCCTGCCAATATCATTTTAATAACGGGTCGCGCAGCCGTTGTAAATCGTCTCGCAGAAATTATTGAGCGTGTCGATCAAGCTGGAGATAAATCAATAGAGGTAGTAGAACTAAATAATGCCTCTGCTTCAGAAATGGTTCGCATAGTTGATGCGTTAAATAAAACCACCGACACAAAAAACACCCCCGCTTTTTTGCAACCAAAATTGGTTGCGGATGATCGAACCAATTCGGTGCTGATTTCTGGTGACCCTACGGTGCGTACCCGTCTTCGTAAGCTTATTAAGCAGTTAGATGTTGAGATGGCGACTAGAGGAAACAATCAAGTTGTCTATCTCAAGTATGCGCAAGCGGAAGATATAGTAGATGTTTTAAAAGGTGTCTCTGAAAATATTCAGTCTGAAAAACAAAGTTCTTCACAAGGCCAAGGTAGTGCAAATAACTCACAGGTGATGATTGCCGCCCACAAAGATACTAATGCATTAGTTTTAGCCGCTCCACCGGATATCATGAACGCGCTTATGGATGTCATCGCACAACTGGATATTCGCCGTGCTCAAGTGCTTATCGAAGCGCTGATTGTTGAAATGGCTGAAGGTGATGGCGTTAGCCTTGGTGTGCAATGGGGTAACTTAGATACTGGTGCTGTTATTCAATACGGTAACACAGGTGCTTCAATTGGTAGCGTCATGGTGGGCCTTGAAGAAGCAAAAGATACCACCACGACTACCGCTGTTTATGATGATGATGGTGATTTCTTGAGGAATGAAACCACAACAGAATCTGGTGACTATTCTTCATTAGCTTCAGCATTAAGTGGAGTAAATGGTGCTGCTCTTAGTTTGGTCATGGGTGATTGGACGGCGCTGATTAGTGCGGTTTCTAGTGACTCCAATTCTAATATTCTTTCTTCTCCGAGTATTACAGTCATGGACAACGGAGAGGCGTCCTTCATTGTTGGTGAAGAAGTCCCTGTATTGACCGGTTCTACAGCAGGATCAAATAATAGCAACCCATTCCAAACTGTTGAGCGAAAAGAAGTTGGGATAAAGCTCAAAGTTGTGCCTCAAATAAATGAAGGTAATTCGGTTCAATTAACCATAGAGCAAGAAGTTTCTAATGTACTTGGTGCGAGCGGTGCAGTAGATGTTCGCTTTGCCAAAAGACAGCTCAATACTCAAGTTATGATCCAAGATGGTCAGATGTTGGTTCTTGGTGGCTTAATAGATGAACGTGTCATGGAAAGTGAATCTAAGGTGCCGTTCTTTGGGGACCTGCCAGTCATTGGTTATCTTTTTAAATCGACCAGTAGCTCTGTTGAAAAGAAAAACCTGATGGTGTTCATCAAGCCGACTATTATTCGAGATGGCGTTACTGCCGATGGTATCACACAGCGTAAATATAACTATATTCGTGCAGAGCAACTATTCAAGGCTGAAGAAGGCTTGACTCTTTTACCTGATGACTCTATTCCTGTCCTTGCTGAGTTTAAAAATGGCTCAGAGCGCTATCCTGCTGAAGTACAAGCGTTTATTGATCAGTTGGAGTTGGATTGA
- the gspC gene encoding type II secretion system protein GspC, with translation MSSVLSRTSFSGLTEKCFRVFAASQSKFSSLVTLILVCLSAWLAGQTIWYFLAEKTVVSKWSAQPVNAQISSESEGVDVSTLLDAALFGRQDEQVKNVVAAPVVQDAPKTRLNLVLVGAVSSSVMESSLAVIANQGSQATYGIGEKIEGTQAKLKRVFIDRVIIDNAGRDETLMLEGIDYKKVSPPEAERASNAAVREVGNNPEPSESEMESIRAEVLEDPQKILQYIRLSQVKKDGKLIGYRIRPGKQRALFDSAGLKNGDIATSLNGEDLTDPASMGKVWQSMSEMTEFNLTVERDGQTHEVFIAF, from the coding sequence ATGTCTTCTGTTTTGAGCCGAACTTCATTTTCTGGCTTAACCGAAAAGTGTTTCCGTGTATTTGCTGCTTCTCAGTCTAAGTTCAGTTCGTTAGTGACTCTAATATTGGTATGTTTATCTGCGTGGCTCGCAGGTCAAACCATTTGGTATTTTTTAGCAGAAAAAACCGTCGTTTCTAAGTGGTCAGCACAACCTGTAAATGCTCAAATTTCCTCTGAATCGGAGGGAGTCGATGTGTCCACCCTGTTAGACGCCGCCCTGTTCGGTCGGCAGGATGAGCAAGTTAAGAACGTTGTTGCTGCTCCGGTCGTTCAAGATGCACCTAAAACGCGTTTGAACTTAGTTCTTGTTGGTGCTGTCTCTAGTTCTGTTATGGAAAGTAGCTTAGCCGTCATTGCCAACCAAGGTTCTCAGGCAACCTATGGCATTGGTGAGAAAATAGAAGGAACACAAGCTAAGTTAAAGCGTGTTTTTATTGACCGCGTTATTATAGATAACGCAGGTAGAGATGAAACCTTAATGCTTGAAGGCATAGACTATAAAAAAGTATCTCCGCCAGAGGCTGAAAGAGCCAGTAATGCAGCGGTTCGAGAAGTAGGCAATAATCCGGAGCCTTCCGAGAGTGAAATGGAATCGATTCGAGCTGAGGTCTTAGAAGACCCACAAAAAATCCTCCAGTACATACGTTTGTCTCAAGTAAAGAAAGATGGAAAGCTCATCGGATATAGAATCCGTCCAGGTAAGCAGCGAGCACTATTTGATTCAGCAGGACTGAAGAATGGTGATATTGCCACGTCACTGAATGGGGAAGACCTCACTGATCCCGCATCAATGGGAAAAGTATGGCAATCAATGTCGGAAATGACAGAATTTAACTTGACCGTTGAGCGTGATGGTCAAACACATGAAGTATTTATAGCATTTTAA
- the hslR gene encoding ribosome-associated heat shock protein Hsp15, producing MSANTEAVRLDKWLWAARFYKTRSIARNMIDGGKVHYNGQRSKPSKMVELGATITLRQRHEEKIVVIDKISGQRRGAPEAQELYTETQESISKREENAQKRKLNTLFSPSPERRPDKKQRRDIIKFKNQ from the coding sequence ATGAGCGCAAATACAGAAGCAGTTAGGCTCGACAAATGGCTTTGGGCTGCTAGATTTTATAAAACTCGATCAATAGCTCGAAATATGATCGATGGCGGTAAGGTTCACTATAATGGACAACGCTCAAAGCCAAGTAAAATGGTAGAGCTTGGTGCTACGATTACCCTAAGGCAAAGACACGAAGAAAAAATTGTTGTCATCGACAAAATTTCTGGGCAAAGACGCGGCGCACCAGAAGCGCAAGAGCTTTACACAGAGACACAAGAAAGTATCTCGAAACGCGAAGAAAATGCGCAAAAGCGCAAACTCAATACGTTATTTAGTCCTAGCCCCGAACGTAGGCCAGACAAAAAACAGCGTAGAGACATAATTAAATTTAAAAACCAGTAA